From the genome of Watersipora subatra chromosome 9, tzWatSuba1.1, whole genome shotgun sequence:
TTTTCTTATTATACAATTCATTTGCCGTCatagtttgtattaattttagAACAAATTTCCTTAGTAGCTAGCTTTATCTGAGAAGAGGTGTGGCTAACAATATTAAAGCTGTAACACTCTTTCATTATCTTGCAGAAGGCACatcaattaaatgaatttagcttactgagCATACActgaaaaataagttttaattcCGCACTAAACTTATTTCTTTTTAACTTCCTGTTTAACTGTTTAATCTTCCGGCTTGGGtctttttgcctcgctttcacTTTAACATCTAGCcggtttttttaaaactttttgaaactgATCCGACAAGAAAGACTGAGTGATGTTGTTCTTATAAGCTCTCATTCTTTCTTGCAAACTTGACCACCTAGCGGCAACATCGAGAATCATCTTGTATACTTGGATCTCAAATGTGTCTCCTATATCAAGGCAAAAATGTGCTCAAATTATTTGTCAAAACTTAAAGTTCTCGtttgttggagcactcgtatgtTGAGATCGTAATGTGTGGTTAATTAACAATTTTGCAAATACTTCTTTTCTGCCGACTGCAAAAGTTGGCACTTTGTATTCTGTCAGTAGTTTCAGATTGAGATTCGCATGAAAATTTCACTCAAACACCAGACAAACCTTTACACCGCGAGGACATACAGTCTATCTTAGCTACCCTTAACCTCTCCATATTTTGTTAAAGCAAAATGCGTCCCTCTTCAGATTGACTAGCAGGTGCACATTATCTATACTCACTTGAGAGACTCCTTTTCTTCCTGCCATGCGTCTCGACACCCGCCTCGCCCTTCTCCATCTTAGCATCACCACTTGAGTATGAATGCTTTAGCTTGTTGAGATAATCAAGGTATTCCATAATGTTGACTATGTCAAAAGAATCTAGCCCATCCATGTCCTTGAACTCTGCCAACAAACAAACAGATGGTAACCCATACAGTTTTGAAATTACCTGGGTCTAAACTATTACTCCGACCTTCACCTTTATTAGCAAAATACTTAATCATCATTACTCGTACAGTTTTATAGAAATTGTCTGTTCAATCACGAAGTACTCCAAATTTGCTTTAACAATAATTTTCTTCATAGCATGTATTCTTCTTTTTAGACAAACAGGTTTAAGCCATACAAAGTAATGGCTATCATTTAAAAAGTTCTGCCATCACAATTTAAAATTAGCATTCCAAAGGCGATAGTGTAAGAGTGGCAAGAATAGATTTagaagagaaaacaactctgaatgtgaattttttacaCTATTAGCTGAGTTTCTTATAGGATTTTAAAATGTACAGGGTAGTCAGCTAGTCAGCCCTACTAATAACAGTTAATAAAAATTCTCTAAATGCTCGCTATAAAAAATTTTACTGGTCGCACTGATCTCgctttttataaattatattttgaatTCTCTGATTGTGAACCATTGTATCAAGTTTGGCACGCTTTCTCATAGCAATCTTGTTTCAAATACTAATCCCAAACCTTTGCAGTTACatatttaattttagtaaaagtATATGCAAAATGTCTATTTATAATAATGTCAtagtaaaaattttatttcaaacaactGCTTTGCAACTTTATCATTTACAGCTGAATGTAGCTTTTGTAGTTACACATTAAGTGCATTTGATTTTTGTTaaactttgataaaaatgtattacatgtgccaggctgatagcaagtggtaggcaactctcatcacttttcattgtttataagctgatttttaatacccaggcaatgtcgggtaacacagctagtctatatacgtatgtatttctcaaagtatgtgtgtctctccagctatagctattattagaatatctTAGCTGGACAATGCTTACGCAACGTCATGGCTTATCGTCATTCGAAGCTTTGCGCTTATTAAccagcttactggaattttccattggcaatgtgccaggctcatagtttgaaagttacagtttctggagaaagttttaaaacctttacagctgtttttatttttctctcaatttatttcaaatacacaaaacacttctctcatgatatgtagtttgaaagttagaatggcaaatgttgttatatgttaaatacacatcaattttctgtccaaagacttttgtattacccgggcaacgccgggtagcacagctagagGACATATAAAGGTAAACATGTAACATTGTTAAAATACAGAGGGTTGTCATATCAACTGGCTATCTTAGATATTAAATATGATCAAAGGGAGCAGATCAACATGCAGTTGAGTTGGtgtaaatgaaatgatttcaagCAGAAAGCTTCTCCCATAACCGACCTTTTTCCATGGATGAATCTTCTGATGAAGTGTCTTCAGGTTCCATAATCAAATGATCCTCCTCCCCTTCTTCTTCTTCCACCTCATCATGCATATCCAACTCTACCTCAAGGCTATTATAGGGCTCATCTTCTTCAGCCGACATTTCAACAGGTGGCTGAAGGTATGGTGGCACAACATGAGGCTGATTTTGTTTGGCTATTAATGCTGCCAGAGCGTCTTCCTCATCATCAAACTGCAAACATGACCTTAGATACCGTCTCTCTTTTACCAACTGTTATTTAAACTATATTAGTTTTGCAGAACCATTCtttagtagctagaaaaaagGATACATATGCCGTCATCAAAACAGACGTTAAAAGCAAATACGAGACTAAAAGTTTAAATTCAAGTTATAGGTGCATTAGGATATGATTAGGATATGATTCTGTCATCTATTATAGCTAAATAGGCTTCTAAGTGTTTAATGTTGCTAAGTTTAAAACGGGAACATGATCAAACTGGCATTTGCTGACCTTTGCGTATATACTGTCAGCAAACGTTTATCATAATATTCAAGAGATAATAACAAAAAGATCATTATCCTTCAATTTCAATTTTGAATGCCACTCTTCTAATTAGCATGGAGAGGTTACAGACTTAGTAGCTTGCATTATCAAAATCAAAGGATTGTACTAATGGGATATGTATTTACAGTACTAGTTTATTATACTGCGTGCATGCTATAGTAAGCAAATGCTATTAGTTAGTATTGAGTAGAAATTATCAATAACTAGCAATAACTACAAACCAGAAATAGCTAATTACTAGCAGCAACTAGTAACTAGCAATAAATATTAACTAGCAATAATTACTAACTAACAATAACGACTAAATAGCAATAACCATTAACTAGCAATAACTGTTAGTTAGCAATAACTACTAACTAGCAATAACTACTAACTGGCAATAACTACTAACTAGCAATAACTACTAACTAGCAATAACTACTAAATAGCAATAACTACCATGTAGCAAAGACTTCTAGCTAGCAATTCATTAGAAAGCAACAGTTTACATTtagcaatgaatgaatgaatgaatgaatgaatgaatgaatgaatgaatgaatgaatgaatgaatgaatgaatgaatgaatgaatgagtgaatgaatgaatgagtgaatggatgaatgaatgaatgaatgagtgaatgagtgaatgaatgaatgagtgAATGGATAAATGAATGAgtgaatgaataaatgaattAATGAATTAATGAATCTAACGTTGTTTGCTAATGTCAATTTTAATGAATCACCATTTGTGGAACTTTGAAAGTAGTCATTTCTTTTGGCTGCTCATCTAGTTCAGCATAGGGAGTTGTCTCAGCTGGGATATAGACTGAGTCCAGCTCTTCCTCGTATGCTTCTGCAATCAGTTTGTCTACCAGGTAGTTGAAAGCCTGCAATATAAAATGTTGTCTGCATCCAAATTATATGACAAAAATAACTCCTGACTTGTTATTATTCTGCAGTAATGGTAAATCTTATGTGTTCttctatttatattaattacattgtctattgtttgtctgtccagctatagtgataaagttttgggaacaaaaaatttgcttcacagaggatttgaactcagaacctttAGGTCTGCAGACTAGCGGTCTAATCCACTGATAGTAGCACACTTTAAGTTCATGACTGCGTTGTAGATCATTATACGTTATGTGACAAGCTAGCTTCAAATGgaggacacggctcttattatagtaagttactagctttactagcttaagttactcaaaatcattgggtaattattttattatcgtGTAACGCCGCACATTCACctagtaaaatataattattttattagctagATGTGGGTAAATTACTGTTTGAGAATGATGAATGCTTGTTTGTCGCACATAGACATCAATTACTAGTTGCCCATTTTAGCTTGTGCTTAGTGGTAGTGTTAGCTGATCAAGAGTAGACAAATGCTGATGTCATTTATAACATTACTATCATTAAGCCCTGCGTTGCATAGGAatttttgtgtgtagatcttcAATGCAAATTGCCACACTGCTGTTTAAGTAACAATCCATGAATGCTTTCGTCGAGGGCAATTGTCCTTAATATGATGCAAAGGCGCATTATTGAGCTTTCAATCAGATGGGTGCTGAAGAATCTGGCTTTTTGGAACCGTGTGTAAACTCATAGCATTTACACAAACTAACGAGCACCTGCACACACCACACACTACACACACACGCAATGACAAAGTATGATTTATTTTTCGTATATTGACAAAATAGTAGTGTAAGTTAGCACAACACGAGCAGATAAACCTGGCTCACTTACAAACACTGTTAAAGACTAGACTGGAAGCGATCAGCTTATAGTCATGAAAACAGGTAAGTCTAACTTACCTCATCAAATGCCCATTTCTCCAAACCAGTCAACAATTCATTTACTTCTTCTTCTTTGATCTCATCACTGATATCCTAAACACAAGGTCAGCAAAGTGTAAAAAAGCGAGGGACAGATCAGTGTACTATAAAATGCATAAATAAACACTACATTAAAAATTGACCACTTTAGTTAAACTAAGAAAAGCAAGAAAAATTCTTAGTTTACCAATCTCCCGTAATCATGAACTGTATTTATAGCTCAATGTTTATGCCTCTGTCTATTTATAGCGATGAAGTTTTGGGAACAAAAAATGCACTCCGTACTGGATTTTAACTTACCACCTGCTGTTTTGGAGGCGGCGAGCTCTCCCATTAGACTATGTGCCTAGCTGATCACCACAGTTAATAATGGGGAAGgtattcattacatcggtttagattaatgtaataaaatagCTTATAAGTAGTTGCAGGCAATGTGTAGAGTAAAGCTAGTCTTTTTTGTCATAAGAGCAATGTCATCCATCCAACACCATGGTTAGGGGTTTGGAAAACACCACTGCGTTGAATGAGATTTGAACTTTCAACCTTCAGCATGGTAGACCAGCACCTTAACAACTGCCCCAATCAGCTACCTCTTGACCTTCCAGAATAAATGTGCATATGACTAATTATTTTGCTATAGAGCTAGTAGTTGCATTGAAGCACCTTATCTTTATTCTTATCCAAGTTattacaatttgtttatttctcaactatatataatattgacACTAATTTTACTTGAAGTTTATGTATGCATATAGCACAGCCTAATTTCAAATCAAATTCGGGCAGCAGcatttaaaaagtttcaaaatgtcatagaaGTTGTCTGTTCTTTGCAACCAAATCATTAAGGAGCATGCAACTCCCTTTGGAGAGACACCTTTCTTAAGCGGAATGGTTTGTATTGAACCAGAGGAGATTAGCCTGAGTAAAGAATTATAAGAATATTGATTTGGCTATATGGAGGTTGTGTGGGCTGCAGTTCATTATTGCTCAATTCCCTGGTGATTACACAGCATTGTGTTGTGTAACTCTTTCCCTTCAGGCAAGTCTAGCTTAGCCCTCTGTCTCCACACTAAGGAGGCCATCTTTAAACATGATAACATTAAAGTGACCCTTTCGTAGGAGAAAGCTGCAGTAAGAGGTTAAAATCTCCAAGCTCATCCATGTAGCACAATTACTTCTCTGATACTCCTAAGCAATTTTACAGAAGAGCTTGCTTCAGTGTATACGATTAACGATGTTGGTTTAATGCCATTCAAAGTGAAAGCTCTTAGAGGTTATCTGCTCTTAGCAATAATTCAATAACACTGATGCAGTTGTTAACACTCAAAATTATGTGAAACTAGTACTCTGGGAGTCTGGTGCTGTGTGGGAGACCATCATGTATAGTGACTATCTTCACTAGTGCTGGGCACTAAGGCTAtgcactagtgctgggcactAAGGCTAtgcactagtgctgggcacgggtaataaaactcgttgaacttgcaggtttatcttctcttgagTCAAATATTGAGTAATAGAAGTTTTGAGCATTTCAATTTTGCGAATTCAGGTTTTGGTACATGGACTCGTCaagtagagtggacaaaaactcggtctattgtgCCCTGTGCTCTAAGCGCTGTTTAACAACCTGCCTGTTAAAGCTGCGAGCACGAATATCTCTTGAtagaaaatggtaaaaaataataaatcaattgaatagaattattattgcattgtaaattttaaaatatgtctgatgtttggaaattttagacataaaaccagTATTAACAAACTTGATACCTGAAAACCCGTTGGCCGAGAAATACTTGTGCCAAGCACTAATCTGCACATTATTTCCCATGCAGTGAGGTGGTGAATTGGTGTAAGAGTTAAAGTGTTGCCTTAACAAGCTGGATGTTGGGAGTTTAAATATCGCTTAGTGTAATCTTTTTTCTACATTCAACCAGGGCTTGagacagacgaacagacagacatgactattattatagtaaagatttagaactctgtacaaatataaatattttataagaaaTTAAAGAATTGTTAAACATAAATATTGTTATCGCAGTGATAACATTAATATTGTTGCCTATAGCTATAAAAAAATCATCTGCTTTATCTTATGTCTAGCCTGTTGTTCTTGCTTGTAGCTATTGGTTCAACAAATGCTTATACGCTCAAAGTTCCGGCATTATTTGTTCGGTATCTGAGGCTAAAGATAGAAAAACTACATGGCATACAGAGAATTTTGCTTCTATGCTTAAATtaaacatgaaaacaaaaatatgcaGCTGGCTTTACTACCCATGACCTCTGACCTGTGTTGATCTACTGATAGTTGAAAATTGAAAGCAGCTGCTGTTTTGCAAAGCTTTGTAACAAATGCATAATACCTTATTTGGACATTGTTGAAGGTAGCAGATGATGAGCATAAACCTCACAAACCGCTTCGAAGTTGACTCGTCGAACATTTAAACAGAAAGTTTGACCATGTTGATTTTTATAATGGTATTTACTATTTAGTCTTTGAGCTATTGAGCACAGTGTGCCTTTTTGTAATTGTGATGCGTGATGAATGTCTTGTGGCCTCGGGTATTACTTGCTCACTTCATCACAAGGGATATAACTTCCTATTCCCAGAGGAAATTAATATGAATTTCTTATTTTCTGATTATTCAACGAATATGATAATTTTCTGCCATGTTCATCTTCGTTATCTTTGGTCAACAATAAAACTCAGTTAAACAAACATCCATTCCGCCTTTTATCTGTATTTTACCATTAAAAGCTTATCTAGCTCAGAAAGTCATCTGCAATATACCAACTCAAGTCTTTGCTGCGTATATTCTGTACAGCCTCGGTTCCTTGTATTTAGTTAATCCGTTACAAGCTGAAATAATGTCACTGAATTTAATAGAACAGACAGTGTTTGTACTAACcataaaattttaacattttttccataaaaAAATGCTCTATCAGCAAAAAGTCTATTTCAGTCAAAAACAGAAATGGCCAACTAAATATGACAACTCGTGCCATTCAAAACTAGAAGGCAAATTAAGATTGCTGTGGTCTTGGCTTTTTTGACTGTTTTTTAAAGCGTTACTTGGCATAATTTTCATCTCCaaaaaaaaatgtatttcatagtttgcataatttgaaaaaaaaatatacGACAACAAGTTTCACTTGTcagattttttttttaattttgtaaacaatttaaaaaaaaattttccctTCTCAAAAGTTTCACTTTCGGGAAAGACTTACTGAATAATTCTGATGTAGTTCAGCAGTGGGATGAATCTAGCGCTATTATTAAGTGtgtcagtaaaatgaaaaagtaaCTGGCTGTCTTTCAGCAATATCTAGTTGCATCTAAAAGTCATACTGtttagcaaacaaaaaataagaGTATTAGAAACAGCCCTTGTCCTTGCATTATTCCTCATTGTGTCTGTACGGAAAGTGTATAGAAATAATATGACTACACGTTAGTTCAGAATGCAGATCCTGCTGATGCCAGACAATGTCTCTACATGCAGTGATGCTGACTACAAAGCTAGATATAGAATTAAGCAGAGATGTTTTGACAGCAGTATGCATCTGTGTGATAACAATATTAGTGATGCAACAATAACTATGCAATTATTAACAATTCTTCCATTtcctatgaaatatttttatctgcacaaatatagaaatctaaatctttactaaagcAAAACCCCTGTCTGTCTGTATGAAACCAAGGTTATATGCCGAAAAAAGATTGTATCATTTAGGATTAGAACTCGCAGCATGCTGGACCAAAGCTAGCTTTTCATGATACTCTATGTTCCATTGAAGAAGCATAATCAAGTCAAATCATCTGACTGTCAAGATaagtattactattatcataTGTCTACCGCATTTGCTATTGTGTACTTATAACAAGAAGACAAGAGAAAACAATTCCATGATTTACCTCATCAAAAGGCTTGTAGCCATCATCGTTTTCAGGCTCCTCAGTCTGTCTCCATGCCTCTGATCGCTTTTCAAAAGAGTTTTCTTCTCCTTGTGGGTTTTCAAAGAAGATTACTTCACCAGCTCTTTTATCTGCAACATTTAATTTTTCgatgagaacattttttaggttttatgtaataaaattattagaaaCTTTTTCTGAATATTGTGCGGCCTTCACTAGGAAAGCTAGTTAGCCTTACTACCTAGT
Proteins encoded in this window:
- the LOC137403864 gene encoding FK506-binding protein 5-like, producing MNRMKPAVLLYCFLVMASAAPAALENNNDAGRDKRAGEVIFFENPQGEENSFEKRSEAWRQTEEPENDDGYKPFDEDISDEIKEEEVNELLTGLEKWAFDEAFNYLVDKLIAEAYEEELDSVYIPAETTPYAELDEQPKEMTTFKVPQMFDDEEDALAALIAKQNQPHVVPPYLQPPVEMSAEEDEPYNSLEVELDMHDEVEEEEGEEDHLIMEPEDTSSEDSSMEKEFKDMDGLDSFDIVNIMEYLDYLNKLKHSYSSGDAKMEKGEAGVETHGRKKRSLSTIDEWMGDASGEEGVCFTADEARELKSLLISLAKDRATLKELASYLSDDRSANPMLEGGYPVYERRYDFNPYDYGANK